A genomic segment from Gossypium hirsutum isolate 1008001.06 chromosome D04, Gossypium_hirsutum_v2.1, whole genome shotgun sequence encodes:
- the LOC107893522 gene encoding uncharacterized protein has protein sequence MALAHGLIFRLIFILNGTIAMLFSSLGSLTPFAKNFQLVLFLLRVPALFGRIFKNATAKLMGPEFIISITLFLLTLKASSAPTLTSEQYQQLLTILQKDSSIFATVHMAGPL, from the exons ATGGCACTTGCTCATGGGCTGATCTTCCGGCTGATCTTCATCCTTAATGGGACCATTGCAATGCTATTTTCCTCTCTTGGATCCTTAACACCGTTTGCCAAGAACTTTCAGCTGGTATTGTTTTTGCTTCGAGTGCCTGCCTTGTTTGGAAGGATCTTCAAGAACGCTACAGCAAAGTTGATGGGTCCAGAATTTATTATCTCCATCACACTATTTCTTCTCACACTCAAG GCTTCATCTGCTCCTACTTTAACATCGGAACAGTACCAGCAACTTCTGACTATTTTGCAGAAGGATTCATCTATTTTTGCTACTGTTCACATGGCTG GACCTTTGTAG
- the LOC121216093 gene encoding classical arabinogalactan protein 6-like, which yields MACQHFLVVALVFIAFVGALAADSSHSSALSKSPSSSPSKSPSSASPTSSPKSSSTKSPSPSSSGPSLSPSKSSGGAPKSSASGSPKSSSSSLSPSSRKKGSSKANKGSPFEVESAEEVSSPPLPPTADYEVSDSPSPSSKYKATIVDSVIPLSSSNSLARSPSNAITIKAITSIIVVAACRFNPLLGFTCISSLRALRWWFQG from the exons atggCCTGCCAACATTTTCTTGTTGTTGCACTTGTTTTCATCGCTTTTGTTGGGGCATTAGCTGCTGATTCATCACATTCATCAGCCCTTTCAAAGTCGCCATCTTCTTCGCCTTCGAAGTCACCATCCTCTGCTTCCCCAACTTCCTCCCCCAAGTCTTCCTCTACCAAGTCGCCATCGCCATCCTCTAGTGGCCCTTCTCTGTCACCATCAAAATCCAGTGGAGGAGCACCCAAGTCATCTGCTTCCGGATCCCCAAAGAGTTCTTCAAGCTCCCTTTCTCCTAGCTCTAGAAAAAAAGGTAGCTCCAAGGCCAATAAAGGATCCCCTTTTGAAGTTGAGTCTGCCGAGGAGGTCTCATCCCCTCCTTTGCCGCCAACTGCTGATTATGAAGTTTCTGACTCCCCTTCTCCTAGCTCTAAATACAAGGCTACCATTGTTGATAGTGTAATCCCTTTATCTAGTAGTAACAGTCTAGCACGATCACCCTCTAATGCAATTACTATCAAAGCCATCACTAGCATCATCGTTGTCGCAGCTTGCAGATTTAATCCTCTCTTAGGCTTTACATGCATAAGTTCATTGAGGGCCTTGAGATGGTGGTTTCAAG GGTGA